In a genomic window of Nocardia fluminea:
- a CDS encoding fatty acid desaturase family protein, with protein MTILTEGKDGPVILSPDQVEELGAALDALRARVVDDLGERDRDYIYNIIKTQRGFEIAGRGLMYLGFLPPFWLAGVAALGVSKILDNMEIGHNVMHGQYDWMRERGINSREFDWDTVCPADQWKHSHNYMHHTYTNIVDMDRDIGYGILRIDEAQKWNPYYLGNPLYAFLLMTFFEWGVMLHDLEADNIIKGKRKWSDIKPLLKGQGKKAGKQVLKDYVMFPALTGPLFLSTLAGNAAANLVRNVWTYSIIFCGHFPSGVQTFSKEETEVETRGEWYVRQMLGSANINGSRLFHIMSGNLSHQIEHHLFPDIPANRYPEIAPEVKALAEKYGLPYNTGRFSKQIGSVWAKIFQLSVPDRFVKRAPKPGVIVMRNRKATEVGV; from the coding sequence ATGACGATCCTCACCGAAGGCAAAGACGGTCCGGTCATCCTGAGCCCGGATCAGGTCGAAGAACTCGGCGCCGCGCTCGACGCGCTGCGCGCCCGCGTCGTCGACGATCTCGGCGAACGCGACCGTGACTACATCTACAACATCATCAAGACCCAGCGTGGCTTCGAGATCGCCGGCCGCGGTCTGATGTACCTGGGCTTCCTGCCGCCGTTCTGGCTGGCCGGCGTCGCCGCGCTCGGTGTGTCGAAGATCCTCGACAACATGGAGATCGGCCACAACGTCATGCACGGCCAGTACGACTGGATGCGTGAGCGCGGCATCAACTCCCGCGAATTCGACTGGGACACGGTCTGCCCGGCCGACCAGTGGAAGCACTCGCACAACTACATGCACCACACCTACACCAACATCGTCGACATGGACCGCGACATCGGTTACGGCATCCTGCGTATCGACGAGGCACAGAAGTGGAACCCCTACTACCTGGGCAACCCGCTCTACGCCTTCCTGCTGATGACGTTCTTCGAGTGGGGCGTGATGCTGCACGACCTCGAGGCCGACAACATCATCAAGGGCAAGCGCAAGTGGTCCGACATCAAGCCGCTGCTCAAGGGGCAGGGTAAGAAGGCCGGCAAGCAGGTCCTCAAGGACTACGTGATGTTCCCGGCGCTGACCGGCCCGCTGTTCCTGTCGACCCTGGCGGGCAACGCGGCGGCCAACCTGGTGCGCAACGTGTGGACCTACTCGATCATCTTCTGCGGTCACTTCCCCTCGGGCGTGCAGACGTTCTCCAAGGAGGAGACCGAGGTCGAGACCCGCGGTGAGTGGTACGTGCGCCAGATGCTCGGCTCGGCCAACATCAACGGCTCGCGGCTGTTCCACATCATGTCGGGCAACCTGTCGCACCAGATCGAGCACCACCTGTTCCCCGATATCCCGGCGAACCGGTACCCGGAGATCGCGCCCGAGGTGAAGGCGCTGGCCGAGAAGTACGGCCTGCCCTACAACACCGGACGTTTCTCCAAGCAGATCGGTTCGGTCTGGGCCAAGATCTTCCAGCTCTCGGTGCCGGATCGTTTCGTGAAGAGGGCGCCCAAGCCCGGTGTTATCGTTATGCGTAATCGGAAGGCAACCGAAGTGGGCGTGTAA
- a CDS encoding DUF4254 domain-containing protein, translated as MPIDHGPRPDAAQLPTPSALLRAFLETDHPDPAAHRVLDAARGLASCHDRRRRALEQARDPAASSSTGAACARLVDDIDNDRCALIARIDHWVAAHVAHRDGASLHTETLGAVIDRMAAKWIAAQQAMAGPDRTTTTPRQREARTHLQWCRLAELTDGYRDLIIDVTEHRRRLPVW; from the coding sequence ATGCCGATCGATCACGGCCCTCGTCCGGATGCCGCACAGCTGCCGACTCCCTCGGCGCTGTTGCGGGCCTTTCTGGAAACCGACCACCCCGATCCGGCGGCACACCGGGTTCTCGACGCCGCCCGCGGGCTCGCGAGCTGCCACGATCGCCGGCGCAGAGCGCTGGAGCAGGCCCGCGACCCCGCCGCGTCGAGCAGCACCGGCGCGGCGTGCGCGCGTCTGGTCGACGACATCGACAACGACCGGTGCGCGCTGATCGCCCGGATCGACCACTGGGTCGCCGCCCATGTGGCCCACCGCGACGGCGCCTCCCTGCACACCGAGACTCTCGGCGCGGTGATCGACCGGATGGCCGCGAAGTGGATCGCCGCCCAGCAGGCCATGGCGGGACCTGACCGAACGACGACGACACCACGGCAGCGGGAGGCTCGCACCCATCTGCAGTGGTGTCGTCTTGCCGAATTGACCGACGGCTACCGGGATCTGATCATCGATGTCACCGAACACCGCAGGCGGTTGCCGGTGTGGTGA
- a CDS encoding ABC transporter ATP-binding protein, whose product MDEHENRDPIIDIDDLTRQFTVYRKNGSRWRRHRDTITAVDRMSFRIERGSAVGYIGANGAGKSTTIKMLTGILVPTTGTVRTCGLEPVRQRKELASRIGVVFGQRSQLWWDLPLHESFAILAAIHRLDPDIADKRTHELVEQLEMADTLDTPVRQLSLGQRMRAEVAAALLHSPELVILDEPTIGLDVLSKQRLREFLRAERIERGTTLLLTTHDMGDIERLCDRVLVVDYGRLVYDGSLAGLGATVGARRVLVVDLAAPTPDLDDLPCGAQLLSSEAGGMRQRLAFDAEKTTAAALLAAVSDRAQVRDLSIEEPDIEDVVRRIYESTR is encoded by the coding sequence ATGGACGAGCACGAGAACCGGGATCCGATCATCGACATCGATGACCTCACCCGGCAATTCACCGTCTACCGCAAGAACGGCAGCCGCTGGCGCCGGCATCGCGACACCATCACCGCCGTCGACCGGATGAGTTTCCGGATCGAACGCGGCTCGGCGGTCGGCTACATCGGCGCCAACGGCGCGGGCAAGTCGACGACCATCAAGATGCTCACCGGCATCCTCGTGCCGACCACCGGAACCGTGCGCACCTGCGGCCTCGAACCGGTGCGTCAGCGCAAGGAGCTCGCTTCGCGCATCGGCGTCGTGTTCGGGCAGCGCTCGCAGCTGTGGTGGGATCTGCCGCTGCACGAATCGTTCGCGATCCTGGCTGCGATCCACCGTCTCGATCCCGATATCGCCGACAAGCGAACCCACGAACTGGTGGAACAGCTGGAGATGGCCGACACCCTCGACACCCCTGTCCGCCAGCTCTCGCTCGGGCAGCGCATGCGCGCGGAAGTTGCGGCCGCACTGTTGCATTCGCCCGAGCTGGTGATCCTGGACGAGCCGACGATCGGTCTCGATGTGCTGTCCAAACAGCGATTACGGGAGTTCCTGCGCGCCGAACGGATCGAGCGCGGCACCACACTGCTGCTCACCACCCACGATATGGGCGATATCGAACGCCTCTGCGACCGGGTGCTCGTCGTCGATTACGGCAGGCTGGTGTACGACGGTTCGCTGGCCGGGCTCGGCGCCACCGTCGGCGCACGCCGTGTCCTGGTGGTCGACCTGGCCGCTCCCACACCCGATCTCGACGACCTGCCGTGCGGAGCACAGTTGCTGTCCAGCGAGGCGGGGGGCATGCGGCAGCGCCTGGCCTTCGACGCCGAGAAGACCACCGCGGCGGCTTTACTGGCGGCGGTGTCGGACCGGGCGCAGGTGCGCGATCTGTCGATCGAGGAACCCGACATCGAGGACGTGGTCCGCCGGATCTACGAGTCCACCCGCTGA
- a CDS encoding TetR family transcriptional regulator yields the protein MVNGCMLTDVTEQAGTRNERKAHTRAALLDGTLALASERGFAALSLREIARSAGIVPTAFYRHFASLDDLGATIVDEGVTALRLALREVRRKPDAHLADTVRFVFEQVRVKRALFGFLIRERHGGPAPLRQAIAMEMQLIVREIVADLSRLRALDSWSTTELEIAADLLVTTVTDGIAAFVASTSREESAIVERTVMQMRLIALGIAGWVPKNAD from the coding sequence ATGGTGAACGGATGTATGCTCACCGATGTGACTGAGCAGGCAGGAACCCGCAACGAGCGCAAAGCGCATACCCGGGCAGCCCTCCTCGACGGCACCCTGGCCTTGGCCTCGGAGCGCGGATTCGCGGCATTGAGCCTGCGTGAGATCGCCCGGTCGGCCGGCATCGTGCCGACCGCGTTCTATCGCCACTTCGCTTCGCTCGACGACCTCGGCGCGACCATCGTCGACGAGGGCGTCACCGCGCTGCGACTGGCGTTGCGCGAGGTCAGGCGCAAGCCGGACGCCCATCTGGCCGATACGGTCCGCTTCGTCTTCGAGCAGGTCCGCGTCAAACGCGCACTGTTCGGTTTCCTGATTCGCGAGCGTCACGGTGGGCCTGCCCCACTGCGTCAGGCGATCGCGATGGAGATGCAGCTGATCGTGCGCGAGATCGTCGCCGATCTCTCGCGCCTGCGTGCGCTGGATTCGTGGAGCACCACCGAGCTGGAGATCGCCGCGGATCTGCTCGTTACCACTGTTACCGACGGTATTGCCGCTTTCGTCGCGTCCACCTCCCGTGAGGAATCGGCGATCGTGGAGCGCACCGTCATGCAGATGCGCCTGATCGCGTTGGGCATCGCGGGCTGGGTACCCAAAAACGCGGACTGA
- a CDS encoding ABC transporter permease, with translation MAEPDSARVVAGTWFTPYLAVLRSRVKAQQVYRLSFATEVFSAFLIGLVEFAEVWVIFHNVKTLGGLDVDAALLLFGLSNTSFALAQVAVGHLDSLPSMIRMGTLDAYHLRPQPLLLQLVTSDISLRRLARAAVAVIVLGIGLWRNDIDWGIAPVTLIVITLISGIALFCGLFVCAAGLQFFLIDGAELTNSFTYGGSFAAMQPASVFPTPLKLLFGFAIPVAFTAYVPTIALLGLPGPPLLPAWSAWLTPLAAAWVWLLASAAWRVGTRHYQGGGG, from the coding sequence GTGGCTGAACCGGATTCCGCGCGCGTTGTTGCCGGGACCTGGTTCACTCCCTATCTCGCAGTATTGCGTTCGCGTGTGAAAGCACAGCAGGTGTACCGCCTTTCGTTCGCCACCGAGGTGTTCAGCGCCTTCCTGATCGGGCTGGTGGAGTTCGCCGAGGTGTGGGTCATCTTCCACAACGTCAAGACCCTCGGCGGTCTCGATGTGGACGCGGCGCTGCTGCTGTTCGGGCTGTCCAACACCTCGTTCGCGCTGGCGCAGGTCGCGGTCGGACACCTGGATTCCCTGCCGTCGATGATCCGGATGGGCACCCTCGACGCGTATCACCTTCGTCCACAGCCGTTGCTGTTGCAGCTGGTGACCAGTGACATCTCGTTACGCAGGCTGGCGCGGGCCGCGGTAGCGGTGATCGTGCTCGGGATCGGGCTGTGGCGCAACGATATCGACTGGGGCATCGCCCCGGTTACCTTGATCGTGATCACCCTGATCAGTGGAATCGCGCTGTTCTGTGGCCTTTTCGTATGCGCGGCGGGACTACAGTTCTTCTTGATAGATGGTGCCGAGCTCACCAACAGCTTCACCTACGGCGGTTCGTTCGCCGCGATGCAGCCGGCCTCGGTGTTCCCGACACCGCTGAAACTGTTGTTCGGGTTCGCGATTCCCGTCGCGTTCACGGCATACGTGCCGACGATCGCCCTGCTCGGTTTGCCGGGGCCACCACTGTTGCCCGCGTGGTCGGCGTGGCTGACGCCACTCGCCGCGGCGTGGGTGTGGCTGCTCGCATCGGCGGCATGGCGGGTCGGCACGAGGCACTATCAGGGAGGAGGGGGATAA
- a CDS encoding nucleoside deaminase, whose amino-acid sequence MTPDQLMEEACRLAKESVDNDWGGPFGAVIAKDGVIVARGQNRVLLTGDATAHAEIETIRKASQILNGEAPSISKEHQNESTLELVPRPEGSADKVPERAKMLMGMEIFISGAPCPMCMSAIYWARLDAVHFASDLADTSEIGFDDAYQYEDFTRPLSERSVRIEQLRGDLGAEAYKTWSEKADKHPY is encoded by the coding sequence ATGACACCTGATCAACTCATGGAAGAGGCATGCAGGCTGGCAAAAGAGTCTGTCGACAACGATTGGGGTGGACCGTTCGGCGCCGTCATCGCGAAGGACGGAGTGATCGTCGCGCGAGGACAGAATCGGGTGCTACTCACCGGTGATGCCACCGCACACGCCGAGATCGAAACCATCCGCAAGGCATCTCAGATCCTCAACGGCGAGGCTCCGAGTATTTCCAAGGAACATCAGAACGAGTCGACGCTCGAATTGGTCCCGCGCCCTGAGGGATCCGCCGACAAGGTCCCCGAGCGCGCGAAAATGTTGATGGGGATGGAGATATTCATCAGCGGCGCGCCCTGTCCCATGTGTATGAGCGCGATCTATTGGGCACGTCTCGACGCCGTGCATTTCGCGAGTGACCTGGCCGATACCAGCGAAATCGGCTTCGACGACGCGTACCAATACGAGGACTTCACCAGGCCGCTGTCCGAGCGGTCCGTGCGAATCGAACAGTTGCGCGGGGATCTGGGCGCCGAGGCGTACAAGACCTGGTCCGAAAAGGCCGACAAGCACCCGTACTGA
- a CDS encoding ABC transporter permease: MRGNVAGDGGLAFAVRRRRKPGAFRVYWTLARAGFKRQAQYKLAMFAGLFTNCVFGFVRAAVMVAAVRAAGDFGGYDEGTIGAYVWLSQALLGATQFMGPQIDLVDRIKTGDVAIDFLRPIDVQLGYLATDMGRAACTFLPRGVPSIAIGAATFGLSMPSTPVAYLLGLISVLLAVALSFLCLFAVALIGFWVVEIRGIRVLYQIVGTFLAGLFVPVHMFPDWLRVVAMSTPFPSILQAPIDTLSGRAAGTDALIIVVLQGFWVLVIGLLGRVLLRAGQRRLEVQGG, translated from the coding sequence GTGCGGGGCAATGTGGCGGGGGATGGTGGGCTTGCCTTCGCGGTGCGGCGACGTCGCAAGCCTGGGGCTTTCCGGGTGTATTGGACGCTGGCGCGGGCGGGTTTCAAGCGGCAGGCGCAATACAAACTGGCGATGTTCGCCGGGCTGTTCACCAACTGCGTGTTCGGGTTCGTTCGCGCGGCGGTGATGGTCGCGGCGGTGCGTGCCGCCGGTGATTTCGGCGGATACGACGAGGGCACCATCGGTGCCTATGTGTGGCTGTCGCAGGCCTTGCTCGGCGCCACCCAGTTCATGGGACCGCAGATCGACCTGGTCGACCGGATCAAGACCGGTGATGTCGCGATCGATTTCCTGCGCCCGATCGACGTGCAACTGGGCTATCTGGCCACCGATATGGGCCGCGCCGCCTGCACGTTCCTGCCGCGCGGGGTACCGAGCATCGCCATCGGCGCCGCGACCTTCGGCTTGTCGATGCCGAGCACGCCGGTGGCCTATCTCCTCGGCTTGATCAGCGTGCTGCTCGCGGTGGCCTTGTCGTTCCTGTGCCTGTTCGCGGTGGCGCTGATCGGGTTCTGGGTGGTCGAGATCCGCGGCATCCGGGTGCTGTACCAGATCGTCGGCACGTTTCTGGCCGGGCTTTTCGTCCCGGTACACATGTTCCCCGACTGGTTGCGTGTCGTCGCCATGTCTACGCCGTTTCCCTCCATCCTGCAGGCCCCGATCGATACGCTGTCAGGGCGGGCCGCCGGGACGGACGCCTTGATCATCGTTGTGTTACAAGGGTTTTGGGTGTTGGTGATCGGACTGCTCGGCAGGGTGTTGCTGCGGGCGGGACAACGCAGGCTGGAGGTACAGGGTGGCTGA
- a CDS encoding antibiotic biosynthesis monooxygenase gives MPASPALPPRPASATVVITQQPRTGREDEFRRWQAQVNDAAAAFPGFLGADVTPPGDDRSDWSVVYRFDGIVHLKRWLASDTREELLARGAGLFERPSTQHVLVDEPDEEVATVVVSHPVAAGRETEFVAWQDRMTEVERTFRGFRGSGLHRPIPGVQSDWTIIYSFSSAEHLDRWLESPQRKALLEQAPDFRDFEVHRIANPYGSWFPPSRTGEEGGPASWKTALSVLVGLYPTVVILTVLIAEIWPGAQLWISLLVGNILSVALLTWVVMPVVTRALGFWMRSSPRPDPRTDVIGLACSVAFLTFAAILFYLVTRVFWTLP, from the coding sequence ATGCCGGCCTCGCCAGCTCTGCCGCCGAGGCCCGCCTCGGCGACCGTGGTCATCACCCAACAGCCGCGAACCGGCCGCGAGGACGAGTTCCGGCGATGGCAGGCGCAGGTGAACGACGCCGCGGCGGCCTTCCCGGGATTCCTCGGTGCCGATGTGACGCCGCCGGGCGACGATCGATCCGACTGGTCGGTGGTGTATCGGTTCGACGGCATCGTCCATCTGAAGCGCTGGCTCGCCAGCGATACCCGGGAAGAACTTCTCGCGCGCGGAGCGGGGCTCTTCGAGCGGCCGTCGACGCAACACGTGCTGGTCGACGAACCGGACGAAGAGGTGGCGACCGTTGTCGTCTCGCACCCCGTCGCGGCCGGACGTGAAACGGAATTCGTCGCCTGGCAGGACCGGATGACCGAGGTCGAGCGGACCTTTCGAGGCTTTCGCGGATCCGGGCTCCATCGCCCGATTCCCGGCGTCCAGAGTGACTGGACGATCATCTATTCGTTCTCGTCAGCCGAGCACCTCGACCGTTGGCTCGAATCTCCTCAGCGCAAGGCACTGCTCGAGCAAGCACCGGACTTCCGGGACTTCGAGGTGCACCGCATCGCGAACCCCTACGGGTCGTGGTTTCCGCCGAGCCGGACCGGCGAGGAAGGTGGACCCGCGTCGTGGAAGACGGCACTGTCGGTCCTGGTGGGGCTCTATCCGACGGTCGTGATCCTCACCGTGCTCATCGCCGAGATCTGGCCGGGCGCGCAGCTGTGGATCAGCCTGCTGGTCGGGAACATCCTGTCGGTCGCCCTGCTGACCTGGGTGGTGATGCCGGTCGTCACCCGCGCACTGGGGTTCTGGATGCGATCGAGCCCACGTCCCGACCCCCGCACCGACGTGATCGGACTCGCCTGTTCCGTGGCTTTCCTGACCTTCGCCGCGATCCTCTTCTACTTGGTGACACGGGTCTTCTGGACGCTTCCGTGA
- a CDS encoding ferredoxin reductase: MVGLIDLVQTLTTPHPLDRYLELVNPGLTARELRAEITHVSHAVPGSVTLTLRASRQWRGHAAGQYVQIGVSINGVRHTRCYSPIDPESRGERYLQLTVKAHPGGLVSNYLHANAKPGMVVDLAPASGVFHLPERRPDKVLLISGGSGITPVLSMLRTLDAEGYTGQVTFLHYARQPEMVPHRAELSSIAQRRANFRIEYRYPVEPGTVIDGETSTGSGFFDYDELERAAPWFADAQTFVCGPPPLMRAVHTIFEAEGLQDRVLSEEFTLTTVPADPSEATGTVTFSGSDVAADNTGATLLEQAEASGLTPEYGCRMGICFSCTATKVSGCTRNVRTGELDADPDKPIQICINAPVGDVDIAL; this comes from the coding sequence ATGGTGGGACTGATCGATCTGGTGCAGACGTTGACGACGCCGCACCCGCTGGACCGGTACCTGGAGCTCGTCAACCCCGGGCTCACCGCTCGGGAGCTGCGCGCCGAGATCACCCATGTCTCGCATGCGGTGCCCGGCTCGGTGACGCTCACCCTGCGCGCCTCGCGGCAGTGGCGCGGTCACGCCGCCGGTCAGTACGTGCAGATCGGCGTCTCGATCAACGGCGTGCGCCACACCCGCTGCTACTCGCCGATCGACCCGGAGAGTCGCGGCGAGCGCTATCTGCAGCTCACGGTCAAGGCGCACCCGGGCGGGCTCGTCTCGAACTACCTGCACGCCAACGCCAAGCCGGGCATGGTTGTCGATCTGGCGCCGGCCTCCGGTGTGTTCCACCTACCCGAGCGTCGTCCCGACAAGGTGCTGCTGATCAGCGGCGGCAGCGGGATCACGCCGGTACTGTCGATGTTGCGGACCCTCGACGCCGAGGGTTACACCGGGCAGGTCACGTTCCTGCACTACGCCCGTCAGCCCGAGATGGTGCCGCATCGGGCCGAGCTGTCCTCGATCGCGCAGCGTCGCGCCAACTTCCGCATCGAATACCGCTACCCGGTCGAGCCGGGCACGGTGATCGACGGTGAGACCTCCACCGGCAGTGGCTTCTTCGACTACGACGAGCTCGAGCGGGCCGCACCCTGGTTCGCCGACGCGCAGACCTTCGTGTGCGGGCCGCCGCCGCTGATGCGTGCGGTGCACACGATCTTCGAGGCCGAGGGTCTCCAGGATCGGGTGCTCAGTGAGGAATTCACGCTCACCACGGTCCCGGCTGACCCGTCCGAGGCCACCGGCACCGTGACCTTCTCCGGCAGCGACGTCGCTGCCGACAACACCGGAGCAACGCTGCTCGAGCAGGCCGAAGCGTCCGGCCTGACCCCGGAATACGGATGCCGCATGGGGATCTGCTTCTCCTGCACCGCGACCAAGGTCTCGGGTTGCACCCGCAACGTCCGTACCGGCGAGCTCGACGCCGACCCCGACAAGCCCATCCAGATCTGCATCAACGCCCCTGTCGGCGACGTCGACATCGCGCTCTAG
- a CDS encoding OmpA family protein, whose protein sequence is MKLSKSVCGIASIAVVVLMTAACSSDNDSSSPAATSTTQTDAARSSVAATASSMMSTVRDSAEQAVQDAINAVLAAAPVTFDAGSSDLSAAAAATLKAVAVPLQGNDTEIQITTYAQDSNIASAKSLAQARGDNIAAALEGDGIDKSRITVNSDGNPSDPQVDPNQAAITVVDE, encoded by the coding sequence ATGAAACTCAGCAAGAGCGTCTGTGGGATCGCGTCGATCGCGGTGGTTGTGCTGATGACCGCGGCGTGTAGCTCCGATAACGACTCCTCCAGTCCGGCAGCCACCTCGACCACCCAGACCGACGCCGCGCGCAGCAGCGTCGCCGCGACGGCGTCCTCGATGATGAGCACGGTCCGCGACAGCGCCGAGCAGGCGGTGCAGGACGCGATCAACGCCGTCCTCGCTGCCGCGCCGGTCACCTTCGACGCGGGTAGTTCCGATCTCAGCGCCGCCGCCGCCGCGACCCTGAAAGCGGTCGCGGTGCCGTTGCAGGGCAACGACACCGAGATCCAGATCACGACCTACGCCCAGGACTCCAATATCGCCTCGGCCAAATCCCTGGCCCAGGCGCGCGGTGACAACATCGCCGCCGCGCTGGAAGGCGACGGCATCGACAAGTCACGCATCACGGTGAATTCCGATGGCAACCCCTCCGACCCGCAGGTCGATCCCAACCAGGCCGCGATCACGGTGGTCGACGAGTAG
- a CDS encoding MFS transporter, producing the protein MSSSGPSKAVAAGSGLVLLVLASGQFLMTLDSSVMNVSMADVAEDLDTPITGIQTAITLYTLVMATLMITGGKVGTIIGRRRAFGIGLVIYGVGSLTTALAPNLTVLLLGWSLLEGIGAALIMPAIVALVAGNFPAERRSSAYGLVAAAGAMAVAAGPLIGGAVTTFASWRYVFAGEAVLVVVILFTLRRIDDVAPAKVRIDLIGSALSVLSLGMIVYGVLRSSEWGWVQPKPGGTELAGLSPVVWLLLGGTLLLYVFVRRQNHLAATGGEPLVDPALFRNRQLTGGLTMFLGQFTVQAGVFFTVPLFLTVVLELDALQTGLRLVPLSVALLLAAAGIPKIWPRANPRRVVRAGMTAMIVGILFLVAGMDPGANASVVAVPMVLMGLGLGALASQLGAVTVSAVPDSQSAEVGGLQNTASNLGASLGTALVGSVLIATLSTSVVAGINAHPDVEPAVKQQASTELAAGVPFLSDTQLQELLRDNVVPEQRAAEILEVNEAARLDALRVAFFVTALLAIAALFGTGRIPRRPQGGSDPAN; encoded by the coding sequence ATGAGTTCGAGCGGCCCGTCGAAAGCAGTGGCCGCCGGATCCGGTCTGGTGCTACTCGTGCTGGCGTCCGGTCAGTTCCTGATGACCCTGGACAGCTCGGTGATGAACGTGTCGATGGCCGACGTCGCCGAGGACCTGGACACCCCCATCACCGGCATCCAGACGGCGATCACGCTGTACACGCTCGTCATGGCGACATTGATGATCACCGGCGGCAAGGTGGGCACCATCATCGGCCGACGTCGCGCCTTCGGGATCGGGCTCGTCATCTACGGCGTGGGTTCGCTCACCACAGCCCTGGCGCCGAACCTCACCGTGTTGCTGCTCGGCTGGTCGTTGCTGGAGGGCATCGGCGCCGCGCTGATCATGCCCGCGATCGTCGCCCTGGTCGCGGGCAATTTTCCGGCCGAACGCCGCAGCTCCGCCTACGGTCTGGTCGCGGCGGCCGGTGCGATGGCCGTCGCGGCGGGCCCGCTGATCGGCGGTGCGGTGACCACGTTCGCCTCGTGGCGTTATGTGTTCGCCGGCGAGGCGGTTCTGGTCGTCGTCATCCTCTTCACGCTGCGCCGGATCGACGACGTCGCGCCGGCGAAAGTGCGCATCGACCTGATCGGCTCCGCGCTCTCCGTGCTCAGCCTCGGCATGATCGTCTACGGCGTGCTGCGTTCGAGTGAGTGGGGTTGGGTCCAACCCAAACCGGGCGGCACCGAGCTGGCCGGGCTCTCCCCGGTCGTCTGGCTGTTGCTCGGCGGAACGTTGCTGCTGTACGTGTTCGTGCGCCGGCAGAACCACCTCGCCGCGACCGGGGGCGAGCCGCTGGTCGACCCGGCGCTGTTCCGCAATCGCCAGCTCACCGGCGGGCTCACGATGTTCCTCGGCCAGTTCACCGTGCAGGCCGGGGTGTTCTTCACCGTCCCGCTGTTCTTGACGGTGGTCCTCGAGCTCGACGCGCTGCAGACGGGGTTGCGCCTGGTGCCGCTCTCGGTGGCGTTGCTGCTGGCCGCGGCCGGAATACCGAAGATCTGGCCGCGCGCCAACCCGCGCCGCGTCGTGCGGGCCGGAATGACCGCCATGATCGTCGGCATCCTGTTCCTCGTGGCAGGGATGGATCCGGGTGCCAACGCGAGTGTGGTCGCCGTCCCCATGGTGTTGATGGGATTGGGGTTGGGAGCTTTGGCCTCTCAGCTGGGCGCGGTCACCGTGTCGGCCGTACCGGACTCGCAGAGCGCCGAGGTCGGCGGGCTGCAGAACACCGCCTCCAATCTCGGTGCGTCCCTGGGAACGGCGTTGGTCGGCTCGGTGCTCATCGCGACACTGAGCACCTCGGTCGTCGCGGGGATCAACGCCCACCCCGATGTCGAGCCCGCGGTGAAACAACAGGCTTCCACGGAATTGGCCGCCGGTGTCCCCTTCCTGTCCGACACCCAACTACAGGAGCTGTTGCGCGACAACGTGGTTCCCGAGCAGCGGGCAGCCGAGATCCTCGAGGTCAACGAGGCCGCGCGTCTGGACGCCCTGCGCGTCGCGTTCTTCGTCACCGCCCTTCTCGCCATCGCGGCACTGTTCGGCACCGGGCGGATACCCCGGCGTCCGCAAGGCGGATCCGATCCAGCCAACTGA